Part of the Prunus dulcis chromosome 8, ALMONDv2, whole genome shotgun sequence genome is shown below.
AAAGCTTATGtctacaattttttattattatttatttaagaccAGAGaatatcaaaagaagaaactgaaTCTTTCCCATTCTTTATGCATAGGGGGAACCAATTTAGCtgaaaaaagcaaagaaaggaGGCTCCGAGTGATCCAAAACAGTACCTACTAATATGCCCATTACTACACAGCCTGTAAGAGCTCTTCGAAACCTCTTAAGAAGCCGACAATTGGAGATAATTCCAAGCACCCCATGTGAGTGAGACTCATCCCTTTTAGTCTCCTTACATCTTTCTCAGTTTCACTGCCTTCTTTATCTGCTTTGTTCTGCTGCTATCTCATACAATCTCTGTGCCTGCTCTTATTTGTAGCCACTTTGTCGAGAAAATTCCAGCTTAAGTTTTCTGGGTTCTCTTCAAAATCATGTGGGATTCAGAGACTGAGTCAGTTGGAGGGAGAGATTACGGCAATGGAGTTCTTAGTTCAAGCAAGCACAGTGTTAAGACTGATGGATTTGAGCTAAAAGGCAGCTCTTGGTATGTATGAAATTAGATACAATACAATTTAAGCTGCTAATTTGGACTTTGAAGTGTCTTGGTGTACTTAGTTGAGtctaaataaaatgaaattttactTCTTCATCATGCTTGTGGTGTGTTGGTTAAAGGGTGGATGATTTTTTAGCATgcaaactaattaaaatatttggtGGGTTTGGTTCACATATAGGTATGTTGCAACTGATATCCCAAGTGACCTGCTAGTTCAAGTTGGAGATGTGAATTTTCACTTGCACAAGGTACCATTTCTAATTCTCCCTCAAATCTTTGTAGTTTCATATCCTTGAGCTTACTAGTCtaataatttcttttgttctgttataagttataaccaGTCTAATTATTTGTTTGGTAAGAACTTATAAGAATGGAATTTTATGTTTCTGTCATTCTGTTTTGGAAGTATCCCCTGCTGTCAAGGAGTGGAAAGATCAACAGAGTTATGTATGAATTACGCGACCCGGACTTGAGTAAGATGGCGTTGGATGACCTTCCTGGTGGACCGGAGGCGTTTGAGCTAGCTGCGAAATTCTGCTATGGAATTGCTGTTGATCTAACAGCAGCTAACATTTCAGGCCTGAGATGTGCTGCTGAGTACCTTGAAATGACAGAGGACTTGGAAGAAGGCAATCTTATCTTCAAAACGGAGGCGTTTCTCAGCTATGTGGTTTTATCCTCATGGAGAGACTCCATAGTTGTGTTGAAAAGCTGTGAGAAGCTCTCACCATGGGCGGAAAATCTTCAAATTGTCCGAAGATGCAGCGAGTCTATTGCTTGGAAAGCTTGTGCCAATCCAAAAGGAATAAGATGGGCATACACTGGAAAGCCACTAAAAGTTTCAAGTCCAAGCTGGAATGACATGAAGGACTCAAGTCCAAGTAAAAACCAGCAGGTCCCTCCTGATTGGTGGTTTGAAGATGTTTCGATTCTTAGGATTGATCACTTTGTCAGGGTTATTACTGCAATTAAGGTAAAGGGGATGAGATTTGAACTGATTGGAGCTGCAATAATGCATTATGCATCCAAATGGCTTCCGGGTTTAATAAATGATGGCGCGGCTGCAGCAGATGAAGGAAGCAACAGCAGCAATAGTAATACCAGTAATAATGGCAGCAGTTGGAAGGGTGGACTCCATTTGATTGTGGCAGGAAATAAAGATGAGCCTCCAACTGTTCAGGCCAAAGATCAACGGATGATCATTGAGAGCCTCATCAGTATAATTCCACCACAGAAGGATAGTGTCTCATGCAGCTTCCTTCTTCGGCTTTTGAGAATGGCAAACATGTTGAAAGTAGCACTTGCTTTGGTTACTGAGCTGGAAAAACGCGTGGGAATGCAGTTCGAACAGGCTACACTGGCGGATCTTCTTATTCCTTCCTACAATAAAAGTGAAACTTTGTATGATGTGGATCTTGTTCAAAGGCTTCTGGAGCATTTTCTGGTTCAAGAACAAACAGATATTTCAAGTCCAAGCCAACAATCTTTCCCTGGAAAACACTATGATGACATTCAAAGGGGTACAGGCCCAAATGCTAAGATGAGGGTAGCTAGGCTTGTCGATAGTTATCTTACCGAGGTATCCAGAGATAGAAGCCTCTCCCTAACAAAGTTTCAGGTGCTGGCAGAAGCTTTGCCTGATTCTGCAAGGATCTGTGATGATGGACTTTATAGAGCAATTGATTCCTATCTTAAGGTATTTGGTTCTTCCAAATTTACTCTGTCACAGAACTGTGTTTTCTATCTTTTGGTCTATTCTGTTACAGAAATTACCTTTTCTTATGCATGAACGTTTTGAATACCAATTGAAggtggaaaaagaaagagaaattaaTCACTCACAAGAAGTTTGCATACAATGGGAGGTCCTACGAGTAAACTGCATGAAAAAGTTTTAATTATAGATATTGCTTTTCTCCAGCTTCCATGcttgattgattttaaagcagaaaactttgaaaaaatgtgaatCTGAATTTACTGCAGAGGTATTCAATACTTAATTTGTGACCCTTTTTGACATGGTTATGTGCTTTTTTTTAGCTTTTGTGCAAATCTGCCCAGCAGAGGTCCAAAAATACAACAGAAGTTTCCCTGTCTCGATAATTCGAACATGTTATAACATATAAGTGGAGGCTGTAAAGAAATCAGAACCATAATAAtcataaatcaaatattagAACGATGGTAGAGtattacatgttttttttgggtcgaagATGGTAGTCCTCCACTACTATACTCCCAAATAAGACTTAAAGGAAGTCCTAGTATTACTGACTGCTTGTAATGCTACATTTCTGTTAGTGAAAAAAatgtcgatgtgggatctacAATGTGTGTAGAAAGTGCTGCAAGTCGGCTTTCGTGACTATGAACTGAAACTACAGTTAGACAATGTCATTCGCCTCTGGTTTATATAAGTTTGATGAACcattcttgatttttttttttttttggttctgttTTTCCTATAAAGCATGACAGTATTTTTGTTGATCAATTGCTTCATATTAAGAGTTCCCATCTCCTTATCATTAACAGGCCCATCCTACACTTTCTGAGCATGAAAGGAAGAGGCTTTGCCGAGTGATGGATTGCCAAAAGTTATCAATTGATGCCTGCATGCATGCTGCCCAAAATGAAAGACTCCCATTAAGGGTGGTGGTGCAAGTTCTTTTCTCTGAACAAGTAAAAATAAGCAATGCATTAGCCACCAGCTCCCTCAAAGAAGCTGGAGAATCTCAGTATCAGCCAATGGTTTCGAATCGAAAAACACTCCTCGAAGGGACCCCGCAATCATTCCAAGAAGGATGGGCAGCAGCTAAAAAAGACATCAACACGGTAAAGTTCGAACTGGAGAGTGTCAAAGCCAAGTACCTTGAGCTCCAGAATGACATGGATAACTTGCAGAGACAATTTGATAAGATGTCAAAGCAGAAACAGACATCCGCATGGAGCAGTGGGTGGAAGAAACTAAGCAAACTCACAAAGACCACGAACTTAGAAAATCAGCACAACATTGGGACTGAGCACCAAGCAGCTGTAGATCAGCAGAATAGAAAGACACCTAGGAGGTGGAGAAATTCTATTTcctgaaaacaaaaagacagattgaaggaaagagaTATACATCTACATGTTTGAATTTGTGTTCCAaaggttttcttttattattttggggcttcttccctttttatttcaaCAGGAGTTGGGAGACTTCTTTTCTGAACACCTGTATCACTAaagtctgattttttttatattatgtgAGTGACTTCTCCAAGCATGCTCTAGGGAATTTGTTTTCAAGGGGGAAAGAAGCTAAATATGTGGCTTCGACTTATATTCCATTCAAAGTTTCTTGCTCGATAGATCAATCGTTTGATTAGAATGAGATCTCAAAAGCATCATCTACTTATATTCTATTCATGTCACTCGACAAAAAAAGACCAGAACTCTTTCTAACCGCCAACTGGCCGAAGACAGAAAAACAATAccaaagcaaaaaataaaaataaaaattcaatcttaTGGTGATTTTCAGTGAAAAAAACTTTCCCCTAGAAAATTTAAATGCCcctagaaatagaaaaaagcaaaaaagaaatacaagagCATCAAATCGGCATGCCAGTAAGGTAAATGTGATATCagtagtttttagttttccaaTTTAAGCACTGCATGCACTGGGGCCTTTTAGTCATCATTCACAATATATGTCTATTCTGCATTAACTTTTTGAAGGGCTTTCCATCTGTTTCTAGAAATTTGATGCATGAAAGAATTGATCGGTAACCGAATTAGAGACCATAAGTGTGATTCTATGGGACCACTAAGCTCAAAGATGGTGTTCGTTACTATAATAATCACaccaatttggaaaacaataaaacaatCATGATAAGGTTTCCACTTAAAACAGTATAATCTCATGTTACCCGAAACTCGCATTATTGACATAAAATGTCCAGGTTGAATGTTTCAAAACAAATGTGTTCCAATGTCTTATGTGGACGACAACTTTCCAGGTCATCTGTTGACACTACGTCAAGCAACAGCACCTAGggcttgaaaaaaattaaatggaacTCTACACTAgaaattttttccaaaaaatgCCTATGTACTTTTAAGCTCCTTAAGGGGGCCGTTCGGTTACGTTTTCACGGCCTTATTatcattttatgtttttagtTGTTTCAAAAAATTCTTTTGGTACCTTGTTTTTCAAAACTGAAGAATTCgttttttgaaaacaaatttaaaccTATGAATTGtcgttttcattattttctaaaaacttattttgtCCAAACTAAAACCATTCATATGTCACCTACTTCCACttcatctctctatctccTCACAGCTGAGAATCTCACAACCATGAATTGCGTCCATCTCctctaacccaaaaaaaaaaaacaaccaactctaagcaaagcaagcactcttcttcttcttcttcaagaaaGTAATCAAGACACCCAAGTTGTCATCGTCAATTGGTGGTGGCGGGGGGAAGAGAGGGGGAAGAAAGGACAACCACATGGGAGGGATGGGTTGCGAGAAAGTATGGGTCAGAAGAAGGGTGGTGGGAAGAGATCTTTTGGGATTCTAATTGTGGGTGGTATGAGAGGATTTTCTCTTGGGATGGGGAGGTGCAATAAGTGGAATTAAGATTGGGTGGtatttttttagatattttttacAAGTGTTTGTACCATAATTAACCGAGCACAGTCAGTACTGGGGGACTGGTCCATAGACAAGCACACTGACTGCCGAAGGAAAAACACTCACGTTAATCCCTAAAACTCTAATGACATCATCATGATCCCAACCTGCCGAAGAGATACCTCATTCCGAAGTGGCAATTTGCCTATCGAAGCTGGTTGCTAAAGCTCCCAACTACATAACCTAAAGCCTTGGACACGTGTCATCACCACGGTGATTCGCACACAGTTCCACatcgaaactttgtgcaaactctcattttctcttctctataaaagaagaatagtgcccaagtaaaaagggaaCTACTTTTCAcctttactgttactctgtgAAAATTACTGTATATCTCATACTTGctaacttaagcatcggagagcttTCGGCATGTGCCACACCAGTATCCAAAGTTTGACGATTgcttcttccttctttcttctgcAGGATCGCTTTGTGGCCGAAGACCCCTCATTGCCAAAGGTCCATAACCCTCTTCATCTTGCTGAAGACTCCACACTTCTTCTATCTAAGTCAACACCCGATTTTGGGCATCAATACTTTGGCGCCGTCTGagggaatttgaattttacaTCCCACATCTCTACTAGTCATGCTGGGCCTATCAGACTCCGTCGTCTTTTCAGTCCATCACACTTCAAAATTCAGAGCGAAGCTAGCCTTGGCACTCAGCATCACATCCCCATGTGGAGTCTTCTAAAAGGAAACCCTCGATTGACACGCATCTTCAGGCTGAAGTGGAGTGACTTCGTGCCTATGTTGCGAAAATAACGGAGAACTACGACCAACTCCGTACTAAAAATGTCAAGTTGGAGCATGACTGCCGAACATTGAAGCATAACTTGGAGAATACTCACCACCAATTCGTCCAGCATGACGTCAACCATGATATCGAGGGCACCCTGTCGAACCAGCTGGTCGTCTCTTTTCACAGTGCTCCAACGCAGCCTACCTGACAAAGGCAAAGGCATCCTTTATTCTAAAGCAACCAAGTCACAACCTCTCGAAATTTCCCCTCCAAGGGATCGGCCTCATACCCCAAGAAAGATATACAAGGACTGCGTGGATTGTATCTCGGAGCTTTGGCTAGAGCCCATTCAGATTCTCGTAGATCTCGACGACCCATGCGTATGCTCAATTGGCAAGCCATTCTTGAAAGTGGAGGATGCGATCCGATTATTGCATCCCACAATGTTGGACTTTGTCGCTTTGAACCTCTTAATGTAGTCTCTGATGGACTCATATGGCTTTTTCTTCAAGTTGAAAAGATGGTCCGCCTACTTCTTGATTATCTGGTATGAGGTGTACTGCTTTATGAAGATGAGAGCTAGCTCCTTGAAGCTATTGATCGACCTTGGTGGCAAAGTATAGAACCAGTCATGGGCTACTCTTTGCAAGGTCATAGAAAATACTTTGCACATCAGCGCATCTTCAACCTTAAAGAGAATCATAGAACTCCTAAAGTGCTTGAGATGGCTCTCAGGATCGTAATCCCTGTTGAATGGTGTGAAGAAAGGAGTCGAGAACCGCTTCGGTGGAGCTCACTTGAACAGTATCTGCAGTACAAAGAGGTTGTTGcatgtatgaatttgattttaaagaAGTTGGAATTGGTAAccaacttaaaaaataataccGAGCACAAATGTTGGCAGATCATTAAGATTAAAAACAATACCAATGTGATTCAGATAAGAAGTTTCTAATTAAGAATTAAACTGAGCATTTGTTTGGGAGAAGAATAGAATTCCAATCATGAGTTGTCAACTGGGAACTCAAAGAGTATAAGAGGATTTGGGTTCAAGTTTTGGCTCTGGTATGTTGTGAGACACTTTGACAAGGTGTTTGAATGTGGTTCAAATTGATTGTTTGTTCTTGAGATTGGTTGTATTGTAATCTTGGTTTCTGcttctatttataggctctttaatttatgaaattacacGATCTGTGGAAGTGTACTAAACTGCTGTCAACTCCTTTTCGGatgaatttggaaaactcCGATTTGCTTTTGGCACACATGATTAGTTATTCAACTGCTCCAAGCATGGCTTAGCTTCAACAAGTTGGTGCTAATGAGTCTCACGAATCAAATCGCATTTAATGTGgttgcttaatttctccttcgCCACTAAACTCTTCCTCAACTGTCGAAATCAGCTTCGAACTCAGCTTTGGGTGTGAAGCCCATTTGAATAGTCTTAACTGTTGTGCGTGCCTATACCTTATGCATGCTAGAAGCAGGGTTCTTCACGGATTCCGAGGGGGAATTTGGGGTGAGTCTTGTCAACTTGGTATCAAAGCATTAAGTTCAATTTCCTGTGGACTCTACACCTCGTGTGCATCCTTAGTATTGTTAAGTTTAGTGTGTTCAGTTATGAAATGATGCCTCTTCGATGTGGATTTCAGGTACATTACGTAAGTTCATCtcctttgacacgtggcgaaCTTTAACTTATGGGTTGTTAAAGTTGTTTGAGTTAACTGTGAGTTTTGGCTAACTATAATTAAGGAGTAAAGGTTCTTGGGGTAAAACGTTTTTGTTTATTGTGCTAATGAGACCCGAAAGTAACTCTTGTGGTCTCAAAACGATTTTACCAAAGGTCTACTGGGCTTGTTATTGTGAGCCCGGAGTTAATCTTGTAGGAAAGTTTGCGATaaactttcaagaaaaatGTTCGGTGTTTTCAAAGTAAACTTGTGTAGGAAGTTGTTATGAGTGTAACCAGAGGAGGGTAGTGGAGATTGTTAACCAAATGATGACAAGTATATCACTGTTAGCAAGGGAACCATTTAGGTGACATCTATAGTGTATTGGAACAAAGTTCCATATGACTAAGTACGGGTTATTGGAGTGCACGTGTTTAGTTGAAGGGAAGTAAGACTATTGAGCCTCTCAACTGAGTCTTGAGGGTTTGGTGGTGAAAATATCACTAGTGGAAGCTGAGGAATGAGGATACTTCTGAGATTGTTCTTGTTCAAGTTAGGAATAACATGGTGGTAGCAGGTGTGGTTGGTATCGTGATTCACTCAAGAACTTGAGAGGATAATGATAGAGAAATAGTTTGTATGGGGGTCGGTTTCAGTTAGTTGTCTGGGTGGCATTAGACTAATGCACAAATGTTTTGGTTCATTACACTAGGGTGTGTGAATCCAATGGTTGTGTTTGAGGACCGAGAAAGTTACTATATGTTGAGGACTAGTATGACTATTTCCTCAGTGTTGACCATTTCCTCAGGTGGAACTGGTTGTGTGTTAGCATGGGGAATCTTGAGACTTATGTTTCAAGATGTTCAATAACCTAGGTCTAGGGAAATTCAACTGATGATTGGAGTTGGCGACAGTGTTCTTTGCTGAAGAGTTGAAAATATTACCGAATCGGTTAAGAGTTTGTTGTGTTACACTTGTGCAGCATCCAGGGAAAAATAATGTGGTTGTGGATATCTCAAGTCCGAGAGTCTAGTGAGTCTTGGAATGATGATGGTGCAAGAAAAGGAAGGTGTCGGAGATTGCATCCAGTTTGTGTTACCTTTACCTTGCTCATGCTTGGATTCCAAGGGGAAATCTGGAGCAAGTCCTGTCAGGTCTTCCCTGGGATTCGACCCTAATGGGTCTAGCGTGAAGGATAAAAAAGGGTATGAGGACGGATTCAGGGAATTTTTCGGGtatggtattttgggaatgGCGGGGTTGGTTTTCTAATCCCCAACTGTAACCCTCCCCATTTagaatatatacatatatgtaatttattttatcatataattatattattatagcATATCTAATGGGAATGATCTGGcctcaaatgaaaaaaacacaCTTTCTAATGCATGTGTTTGACCCAGTCCAATTTGGCCTATGGCAAGATAAGGCGCTGGTTTTGCCCCACTGTTAGCCTGGGCAAGAGTGGACCCCACGATCAagttttgaaaaaacaaaagagcgAAACTTTTGCAGACTTTTCCAATTGCAAAGACCATTGACAAGCTGCCACATGGTGCCCTCAATGGCAATGGCCTAATGGCTATAGTTCTtgaccttttttgtttttttt
Proteins encoded:
- the LOC117638732 gene encoding root phototropism protein 3, whose amino-acid sequence is MWDSETESVGGRDYGNGVLSSSKHSVKTDGFELKGSSWYVATDIPSDLLVQVGDVNFHLHKYPLLSRSGKINRVMYELRDPDLSKMALDDLPGGPEAFELAAKFCYGIAVDLTAANISGLRCAAEYLEMTEDLEEGNLIFKTEAFLSYVVLSSWRDSIVVLKSCEKLSPWAENLQIVRRCSESIAWKACANPKGIRWAYTGKPLKVSSPSWNDMKDSSPSKNQQVPPDWWFEDVSILRIDHFVRVITAIKVKGMRFELIGAAIMHYASKWLPGLINDGAAAADEGSNSSNSNTSNNGSSWKGGLHLIVAGNKDEPPTVQAKDQRMIIESLISIIPPQKDSVSCSFLLRLLRMANMLKVALALVTELEKRVGMQFEQATLADLLIPSYNKSETLYDVDLVQRLLEHFLVQEQTDISSPSQQSFPGKHYDDIQRGTGPNAKMRVARLVDSYLTEVSRDRSLSLTKFQVLAEALPDSARICDDGLYRAIDSYLKAHPTLSEHERKRLCRVMDCQKLSIDACMHAAQNERLPLRVVVQVLFSEQVKISNALATSSLKEAGESQYQPMVSNRKTLLEGTPQSFQEGWAAAKKDINTVKFELESVKAKYLELQNDMDNLQRQFDKMSKQKQTSAWSSGWKKLSKLTKTTNLENQHNIGTEHQAAVDQQNRKTPRRWRNSIS